DNA from Danaus plexippus chromosome 6, MEX_DaPlex, whole genome shotgun sequence:
CATAgattacgtaaaaaaaatatttgaacgaGTATATTTATTCAGAAATATAAAGTTGGAGCCGTTTAAggcaatgttttattaaacatattaagatattataatattttgatgtatgtaatacatataattattttgagatAAAAACACGTAGTAATAAGAGTTCTTTagttagattaaaaaaataaataaaattggtctATTTAATCAATtggcaaatttaaaaatagtcatAACTAAAGTATATACCTcatctttttaaattgttaagtaTGCaagaaaattatcttattagaatcaaaatattctatttatttagcaTGAACCTTCAAAAAAGTTGAactatcttatttaatttttaaacctgAAACCTTAAAACTTCTTGTTAGTTTTTCTTAACCGTTCTGAGAGGATTTAGATGttctgtttaataaatataatacataattgaaACTAAATCCACCTTTCTCCTATAAACTTCCCAACTTTCTCCGCATGAAATGTTCAACGTTCGatatttcttgtaaatataattatgagtaTTTTGATAAATCGCGTGATTATGACCAAATACAATTATGGAAAGCAGTTTTATTTCTGCATGAATGGTTTAACACGACGTCTTTCATGTGTTATTCGGAAGATGGGCTCGTTCCTCTGTATCGTGCAAGGAACTCGCCTTGCCGCACCTAAATAGAAACCGCACGGACGTTGATCCCGGCTAGTCCTTCGCCTTTAATCTTTTGTGCCTTATTGGGATCTATCAGACGAGGGCTGTTTGATCTATTTAAGACCagacaaatttaatatcatttaaattaaagacaaGCTATTTTAGAATGTGATGTGAGacggaaaatatattagacatttagatattttattaatcttggCGGTTAAAAAAGAATTCGTTCTAATTTATTCCTAAGCTTGTTtttcatatagaaaatattaaaaaatattctgcttTAGAAGATTTTTAATAGCACTTGTATTGGTAATATTTAGTGTTGAGAATATTAATGAGAGATAGGTTGATGATAAAATAGCAAATTCCCACGATTTTAGCactattttatccatacataATGATATTATCTGACAATacagctatatatatatactgttcttaattttataaggtaATAACTTTCTTAATCACTTTGTAAGGTAATAGTGATTAATTACGTCACAgttttaatgtcattaattCATTGTTAAGTTATAAGCTTATCTTTCTGTTAACTCAAATCAAGAACGGTCAGTGCTATCtagagattttttaataagaaaacctAAGTGTTTTCTCATATTTTGATAACTTGTAATATCGTCCAACTGAATCTGCGGATTGGAACGATTTTATAATAGACTGATTGTTAGTTTAATTGTGGAATGCATAGGCGTTGTCCCGGCAAAATATCTGATGCTATgtagtagttttattttgaattttatttgtgtcGCGCTATTTTAGACTAGAAGACGAGCCACGCACTTTTGTTACACGGAACCAGTGGCGTGGCCCACGCAGGActgaaatattcatttaaatgcatcATACTACGTAGAATTTACTGAGGAAGATAGTTTTCGCATATTATTGACAAATTATCATTAACTCGTTTAAtgtggtgttttttttttgtttttaatttcaatattgaaattgtaaaCTAAGTTGGCTATACCAGCAAttcatatttcatttgaaatcaGTCATTTATAAGTATGATTCAGAACCTATTTCAGAACAAAAAGCAATTGACTTAATGCATACAGCCAATCGATTGTACATGAAGGTTTAATGCATGGTAGGATTAACggaatataacttataagtcTCAATTccactgaaatataaaaaaaaactaaaattactgAAGTTACGTCAACTGGttgaatttttgattttcaaaactataagaaacttaaaatagaatgataataatataaatttagtaatgattcacttatatttactttcaaatgTCTGACGTATAGGACTGTATGTAAAATACTTCGCAAACTAATAAAGCCAAGATGAATAAAcacgttttattatatatagtatctACTTGCAGTCGCGTCTGAACTGCGCACTTCCTAATGCTGCGCCCGAGTCGTTTTCTTATTAAGACACTACCATAAAATTTAgagttattttgatattttacgtCTTTGgcaatttgtaaatatgtggctaaatattataaacatcgattttttaaattatcgtcTCGATATTTTGATTgcaacaaataataatgttgttaaaaattctTGCTACTATTAATTCATAGGTAAAATGACATTGAATTTCCATTTATTTGTGATAAAGAAAGGTCAAAtaagaatttcttttatattattttataacataaaagtttatttcgtAAATTCTATTTCGTGTTTGGGTCTCTTAACAAtcaagatataatattaaattatatgtatctatgtgtaaaatttaacctaaaaagatttaaatatataaacgcaATACATTTTGGGTGTACCTAAAGGCAGAAATCTATAAACTGTTTGTTTTCATAGACCGAGCATGGGTGACGCTAGCTACAAACGATTCCTATGGTCTTGGGGCTCTGGTTCTGGCGCATTCTTTGCGTCGGGCGTCCTCCTCTTACCCAGCAGTCGTGCTGATTACACCCTCGGTCACTGAGCCCATGAGGTAAGAACGACGATCAGATCAAACTCTTGATCTTTAAGGTAAGATCGAAGAAGCTAATTGCTACGATTATTGCCCCATTGTGGAGCCTTACTGgcaagatttaaattttctatttatatatagagtcTTTACCTTTTTCCCGCtccttttcatttgaaataagaGTTTTAGGAACGACCAACTATTGGATTATACTTCAAACTCGTTCATTTCCTTAAATCAATGATGATCAAATGATGTATCTGATATCCTCTCATATATCTGTTActaaaactttgttttgtataacattacaatattaaggagtaattttattgaaaataggtcaatatatatttttcatataaactgtACTGTTCAGAACGGATCCTGTACcagaatttatgttaatatttttgatcgaATTCTTTATAGCGGGATGTtcgtcataaaatttaaaaaaaaaacaaacaagctATGTGCCATCTGTGATTTAGCTACATCGACCTTGAGTTTTGCAGTCAGGAATCCGATGTTTATGTTGAAAAATCGATCAGGGACAACATTAATTATTCGTTTATTAGTGTTTAATGATAATCGGATTCATAGCGTTAGTAAAGGCCAACATAAATAAACTGCGCCGGTAATAGTGTATTTTGATTCCACACTTTCTGACGCCTCCGTGACGTTACTGGACAAGTGTTTTGCTGATTTGGATGGTTACGCAATAATTTCTTCCCGCGTCTACTTCCTACATGAAACTGTCGAAggatttactatttttattacattatgttAATgatgttcataaatattttgactgtatataattttttttaattgtacatCGATTATtattcgaatattttttaaatgttttatagcgTACATTTATTACGGATAAGAATGAGTACTATGcattttattcaatgatatatgtattttgtggTCAGCAATGAAGACaagacgtaattttttttatgttttacctGATTAGCAAGAtcgctatttataatttgtattaagtaAGGGTtttgagtttatttaatttcattattaagatTTCTAGTCTGTTCAGTACATGGTTTATAAACTTGAGGCgttgataatgtttttaaagacgttttttttttgtattttaataaagaattccTGTTTCACATATTAAAcaccaatattattaatacattaaaaaccgGTGAATCgagtttattgatttaaataatcttaaatagaaatcaaataatgataataacaacttgaacaaaaaattttttttttaaagaaatgtgtTCATttgtgtagaaaaaaaattaacaatggGCATccgtcaaataatttaaatacgttaACTAAcacgaaaataatttcaagCAAATGTCGTACTCAGTACATTTGTGTGTCAGGGAGCGTCTCCGTGCAGTATTCGCTGAAGTAATCCTAGTGGACGTTTTGGATTCCAAGGATGCAGCTCATCTCGCCTTGCTGCAGCGGCCGGAACTGGGCATCACATTTACCAAAATACATTGTTGGAATCTCACGCAGTATGAGAAATGTGTCTTCCTTGATGCCGATACACTGGTAAGTAGCTATACAGCATAATACACTCACAagagagaaataaatttaaataacatttactaatatttttttgtctgtaaggttgtaaagaattttttttttcttacaatttgAACAGAATTCCAGCTTCATATCCGTACGTTTATCAAAATACATAACTCTAACTATGTCATAACGTCTGCAAAATGGAGCACtctttaaaattcattgaaatttctCAATCATGTTGTCATTACATGccacatttgttatttaaatcgcGAGCTATTTATAAACAGTTCACATTGTTTATTCATAATCAATTCCGAAGACAACAATGGACAACAAAAATTacgtaaacaatttttttttatcagcaacTGTTAAACTAAGATATAACTTCTTCAGTcggttttaaattatgttcccATTGCGATTGTTTACGAGATGAGAAAGTCAATGTTAACGGACGTTAGCAACCAGTGACGATGGAACTGTggcctaaatattttttagtttctgGATAGTTTCCAAAAACCATAATACACTCATTTCTGATCAACATGAAAGTGAATGTCGCGTTCAAAATGTCAACAATCAAGATGATACTTGATGCTAAACAGACGTGTCTCGTTATCTCATCGTCTCCCAAAAAAATTGGATCGTACTGTAATACCGAtagttatgtacatataacgTATCACAGTACGAAGTCTATACCCAaagaatattacttatattacttTCGTaacttcataaattatttaagaccTCTGcgattcttattattattaatctaatCTTTAATGCTTTTCTCATCAAATAACTGTCAAGGAATATGTTTGATGATTTATgaacaaatacataattattattctatatataaatggatTACGGCTCGTACCGgcctaatattattatagtattaaataagcGACGGAACGCAAGGCGATACTTTAAATAGGATCAATTGTTGTATAACGTACAgaagttctttttttttatcgacgGGTTAATGTGTCAAATATGTACGATAAAACTACTCATTACGATAACATGTTCACGTGTGATGTGTCGTGAATGACAGATGAGAGTAAAATGTTCCTCCTGTTACATTCCCATCACTACATAAAAGTCATATGCTACGAAAGAATGCCatgaacaattaaattaatccattttgttttatataactcaAAAAAGATCTCGTACTTCATGAAACAAGTGATAAAAAACAAGCTTtaagttttaagtaattttaatctttggtatacaaaatttttaaatccgTCCCTTATATACAATAGAGCTATTATTTGATATGTGTTTCTTTGTTTCGTGGGAAGAATAgatagaattaataattaactgGAACTCTTCCGTTCTATAGATCGTTCAGAACTGTGATGAGTTATTTGAACGCGAGGAGTTGTCCGCGGCTCCCGACGTCGGCTGGCCCGACTGTTTCAATTCGGGAGTTTTTGTATTCAAACCTTCCGCCGATACATTCAGCAAACTCGTCACATTTGCATCCGAAAGGGGCAGTTTtgatggtaattttttttcgttaaaatataagtgtatttattaagtatagcTGAGAGTTGAGTAATTTTAGATTGATGTAAGTGTATGCAAATAGAGCAAACGAAATAAGCCTTAATgctaattcttttaaatgttttttatcttaacaatGTTTACCTTCCTAGTGTTCGTTGATGACGCAGCAAGGTTTTtagaattgaaattatttctttgcatTTATGACACAGGTGGTGACCAGGGTCTCTTGAATTCCTACTTCTCGGATTGGGCCCGTGGTGACATTAACAAGCATTTGCCCTTTCTGTACAATGTGACATCTGCTGCCTTTTACTCCTATATCCCAGCCTTAAAacagtatgtatattttttgtaccaGTAATCCCACGCAacgttttgtatttattccaAGGACAACATTTTCGTTTTCAGTTACGgccaaaatttaaaaattatccatTTCATCGGCGCCGCTAAACCGTGGCTCCAGCATTTCAACTGGCAGTCTCGGTCAGTCGAGGCTCCCGAACATTTACGAGGTTTCTTGCAACTATGGTGGGACCTCTTTGTTGCACAAGTTCATTCACAGCTAGACACACAAATGGTAAGTCCTAAATAATAGCGTaacgttataattaactgtaaacCGTAATTACTGGATTTTATGACGTATTAACTGAGTTGACGAGATAATAGATTGTCATTTAATATGATTGATTTATTGTCTCACATGCGAGGAATGCAGCATTGGTAAGTTATTAGATCCAATATCAATTACCACAATGAGATCAAACCCAATATGGCTTCTAGGATTTCACGGTCCACGACCGCAATACTTAGCTATACCTTTCATAAAATCCAGTAAACCAATTCATGCTCATATCAGTGTAGTCTCTGATCGGAACAACATGTGTTCCAAGCAGCAGGATTCATGTGTCGAGGTGAGATTTGGACAAATATTTCGTTTAGCATTTTgttatgtcatttttaaacaatttgtaaattaattttcactttTCTCTCAAACTCGAATGCCTTTTCTTAAGCCTGTGCACCGTGTGCCCCCCTCCTTTATCTGATGCAGTGCCAAATTGAATATTTCTCCAAAATACTAACATTTTCTAacgttcaaaattatattttttgtttttatacttgCATTGTTGTAACAGGGTTGTTGGAAATGGGGTTAACTGTTGAGGTGTTGGTATTTTGGTGAAATTATCACctgtaaataaacatacaataaatttctatattccTATGaatatcgtatttatttaaaaatatttatatttattttttaactacttcttgtatgtttattatgtagcattttgtaaataatttattaatttctgctTGGATCAAGCTTGCACAGTCTTGTAGTTTAGAGTGCGTGAAGCTTTTTTCAAGATTATCCTTGCATGCTTTACTACTGAGCTTTGTTATCGCTTCGACTAGGCTGAGGAAGTTCCTCTGGGGATTGACTTAGAAGAAGAAGAACCGAGTGAATATGATGAACCAGTACAGGATTATAGTTTCTATGAACCGACACTGGATCCCAGTTCTGAGTTTCCATGGCATCGTCCTTATAATCAGATCAAAAACACAGAATCCATTGAGCCCAGCATTGACATAGGTCAATTTCATGATCCATGGCAAATTTACAGAGGGAACATACCTCCTAGTAAAGATGATGCAAGTTGTATAAATGCAACGGAAAGTCATAGACAGTATGCCTGGGACTACATGCAACCGCAAACACAGCATTATACACCTGAGAATAGTCACAATTCTGAAAACACTTAcactcaaaattataatagcgaAATATGGCAATATAATTCCGAACAGAGTTCTCAACCTCAAACTACGCAACAGTTTACGACATTTACACCTTCAATAAGTTCTCAATGGGAAGAGAGTCAATGCAACATAAATGTTCATGATCAACACTATCACACACCGATCCAAGAAATAATTGTTCACCATGATCATTACCCAAGTCACAGTAATCAACAAAGTTCCCCTGAATCTCAAAATCAGCCTGGTGATCATCAAGGTCATCATAACAACCACCAAAGTCACATCCATCACCAACATATCGAACATCATCAAAACAATTATCAGAATTACAATCAATCTCATCACCATGAAAATGATCAGAACCAAAACGATTTCACTCAGCAGCGTTTTGAAAGTCATGTACATgaacaaaatcaaaattataattatcaacaTTCATCAGAACATCATCACGAGGCACAATCCTATCACGACCCTGGTTTGGAGCAATCACATCAAAGAGCCGATTATTATCAAGACAAACACGATTCACAGTCTCTTTTTCATAACCATTCCCATAGCAATATCacagaaaataacaaaaatgttaacaatGATGATAGATTCAATAATAGTTATAggaaaaatgttgaaataaattattcgcagtttaaaaaacaaactcaaCCACAAATATACACTGTCATGATGGATCATGAAAGGCTGCATAATGTTCGTAAATTACATTCAAATCTAAATGGCTGTGAAGCAGAATACTATAGTAATACTTTTGAAGATATCCCTAGGCATCCGTACGATGGATTTTATCTAAGACATAGAACTACTATAGATTCTCGGGGGCGAAAAATCTGTATTCATGAAATACCTTTATCCCCTCCTTCGCCAACACCGTCACTCGAGTCGTCACTTGAAAGCgatgatgaaaatgaaatattcaaagaTATTAACTATGACAGGCTGAACGGTGAGGAAAGTCAAGTAAGTAGCCAACTGTATGACACAACGTAAAGGGTACgtaatcagattttttttgaagCTATGCCAAATGTAATTAGTAGTTTCTTTAGAACTGCATGCATATAGTGAtcaaaaatactaatttttaatatcattaatctATTActttttctgttaaaaatttacttcaatacatgattttaaatttcattttaataattgatttcacTTGGGTGTTTCAGACTGGTGTAGCAGGTAACCTGGCTAAAGTAGTGCCGGGTGAACCGCAGCAACAAGAGGCAGTCGATGAGCTTACGAGGCGACAGGGCTGGGAAGCCGGCAATATTGATTATATGGGTGCTGACTCCTTTGACAATATCTGGGCGAAAATATCGCAAACACTAAGTCAACCACCAAGCTCTCCGCCCCGACAACCTTCTCCATCTAATGACCAGTCTGTTCAACCTAGCGAAGATCGTGCTGTCGCAATAGGAGAAGCAAAAGAGGCCGTGGTAGCACCGGTTGAATCAAAACCCGAAGAACCAGTCAAAGGTAGTATACCGTCAGACGCATCCTCTGAAACACCCGTTGCAGTAGAGGCACCAGTCATGGCATCCGAAGTAGATGCCTCTACTGCTTCTACTGAAACTGTAGAAAATGTTGTGTCACTGGACGCTGCAGAAACTGTCGCGCCTACTGAGACAAGTGAAAGCGTTCCCCCTCCAGAAGCACCTGCATGTGTTTCCCTTCCCGTGGCATCTGATTGTGTTTCCTCGCCTGAAGTTCCAGCAACTGTTGATGCAACAGAACCTGTTGTACAGATTGAAGCTGAAGCAACAGAAAGTGTTTCCCCTCCCGAAGCATCAAAACCTGTTGCACAGATTGAAGCAACAGAAAGTGTTTCCCCTCCCGAAGCATCAGAGCATGTTGCACAGATTGAAGCAACAGAAAGTGTTTCCCCTCCCGAAGCATCAGAGCATGTTGCACAGATTGAAGCAACCTGTGTTTCCTCACCCCAACCATCGGAAAATATTCCAATAGTTGAATCAAAAGAAACTGTGGCACCACCTGTCGCAGACGTAAACGTTGCTTCGACTGAAGTCTTAGAAAATGTTTCTGCGCCTGCAACCCCTGTTGCTCCGGCTGAATCGATCGATAGTTTGACTGTTCCTGAACCACCTGCACCTGCAACTGAAAATAAAGATGATGTTGTCCCTGAAACTTCACCAGCAGCAGCGTCAATTGAAGAGCCTGTCGTAGATGTCCCAGTTCCAGCGAGTGAAGCCGCCGAATCTCCAGGTAAACAAGAAGATCCTATTCCTGTTCCAGCCGAGATTGCTGCTATACCAAAAAGCATGCCAGACGAATCCCAAACGGAGATGGAGCCATCAGGTGACATCCCAGTGACTGCTGAAGAAGCAATAAAAATTGACATTGCATGCGTCCCTAAATCTAGTGAAATGCCAGCAGTGGATGAGCAATCAGATTctcctttaaataaatcattggcAACCAATGAACAATCCTCAGACAAAAAGGAAGTGGCCTCTGACAGTCCTCCTCTGGCCAATACCCCTTCCAAAGAAGAAATACCTAGTCCGCCAGCTGCCAAAAGTAAGTAACCAGCCGAATACAGCTAACCGATCGGCTTTTGCATAAAAATCTCACCGACTTAATTTTGcagttttcatattttgttactaatattttactatgtcATCTTTTACGGGAGTCCTAACTTGCGGAACTGGCACTCCATCGAACTGATACATCCCGTAAAGAGACATGTTTACTTTGTGCCGTTTTgtgttttggttttatttttcttttgagtATACCTTTCAAAATTCGTTATTATTTCATCCAGCTACCGAGGAAGCAGCGCAAGAGACGCGGCTTTGATGGAACAGGTAATAACCAATTTTCACTTGGACCcaaaacaacatatttaatagaatttatcgttttgttttaaagaaactcGAGCTATCCAAGCTATAATTCATTCAGTagtgtttgtaatatttgaatgcatttatttattaaattttgggTTGAGTCCAAGTGTGTGAATTACGCAGGGATATTTAGATAGCGTCAGCGTTTTAGGATGctatttttgatattcataTCGACTAGTACGAACATGAAACTCATTGAGCTGAAGTTGCGTTATGGCCCTGCCACTCCACTTCCGAAtatcattttctttattttataagttttaaagtgTGTACGAAATTGTCAAGTGAGTGGTGGTTGTCATAATCGATTTTTTCTTGCATCATTTTCTTGGGTTATTTTGCTTCTCATAATCGTTTAAACATTACATGGAGggttattagaaattaaaactatcatgctatatattttatgaacacaATTCACAATAATCGATTAATTTTTCGTTTAAGAAAAACGATACATGAGTCATATTAAATGCTATTTAGTATTTCATTTCGAATAACTCTCCCTGTGATGTGCAAGCCTATTTGCTAAACTGACATAACTTTTTAACTTTCCGCTTGCATTGTTTCAACTTAACCGTGTAGCTCCGTTTTCGCTAACTTTGTTCCAGGCCCTTACCGAGCTTGCTCTCTAATGTGACAGCCATACTAACGCCTCACTTAACcgaaagaaagaaaataaaggcGGGATCTCCTTGGTTGCGTAGCGGAGGAGCGTCGCAAGCCGTTGGGGAAACTGTCGCTGCCGCCCGCGGCTTGTGACACGCTGCCAACACCTGACAGCGAGCTAGAGGACGCGGCCTCGCTTGCACACGCCATCATCGCCGGTGAACTGCGCACGCCTACTGTCACTTCCCCCTCACCTCCCGTCATATCTTCTTCACCTCAAACACAACCCTCACAAACACAAGCCCGCAGTCTATCCATCGACCAGCCCGAAGCACCAACTCCTCCCCTTGATTCCCCCCTATCATTATCTCAGATCGGCGTCAAATCAAAACCCACCATCGCATCTCAAATAGAAACCTCGGTTTCTAAGACCGAATCGGCCCCGACTTCCGAGGTGTCCGAAGCACCTAAACCGAAGTCAGACGCTCccaaaaagaaaatagtgaAGAAAGTGGTGAAGAAGGTGGAAAAGGAAGGCGGTGCTAGTGGTGACGCGCCAGTCCCCGTCCCGCCGCCGCGGAAAAAGGAAAAGAAACCCAAGGAGAAATAAGACTCCTACCCTCTACCAAAACAGTTCCTCTGTGCCATTATAGCAGCCTCgcctttgtttattattacttcGCTTTCGTATTCGTGtaatcgttttatattttatacagataaTGTAATACTCAATAACGtccattattaaattaattgtaagctatgtaattttatattacatttaatatcgaagtcgtttaaaaaaatatatattgtataccagattttaataaattgatctTA
Protein-coding regions in this window:
- the LOC116779249 gene encoding glycogenin-1 isoform X10, whose amino-acid sequence is MSSEFFNYRAWVTLATNDSYGLGALVLAHSLRRASSSYPAVVLITPSVTEPMRERLRAVFAEVILVDVLDSKDAAHLALLQRPELGITFTKIHCWNLTQYEKCVFLDADTLIVQNCDELFEREELSAAPDVGWPDCFNSGVFVFKPSADTFSKLVTFASERGSFDGGDQGLLNSYFSDWARGDINKHLPFLYNVTSAAFYSYIPALKHYGQNLKIIHFIGAAKPWLQHFNWQSRSVEAPEHLRGFLQLWWDLFVAQVHSQLDTQMTGVAGNLAKVVPGEPQQQEAVDELTRRQGWEAGNIDYMGADSFDNIWAKISQTLSQPPSSPPRQPSPSNDQSVQPSEDRAVAIGEAKEAVVAPVESKPEEPVKGPYRACSLM
- the LOC116779249 gene encoding glycogenin-1 isoform X8, with the translated sequence MSSEFFNYRAWVTLATNDSYGLGALVLAHSLRRASSSYPAVVLITPSVTEPMRERLRAVFAEVILVDVLDSKDAAHLALLQRPELGITFTKIHCWNLTQYEKCVFLDADTLIVQNCDELFEREELSAAPDVGWPDCFNSGVFVFKPSADTFSKLVTFASERGSFDGGDQGLLNSYFSDWARGDINKHLPFLYNVTSAAFYSYIPALKHYGQNLKIIHFIGAAKPWLQHFNWQSRSVEAPEHLRGFLQLWWDLFVAQVHSQLDTQMTGVAGNLAKVVPGEPQQQEAVDELTRRQGWEAGNIDYMGADSFDNIWAKISQTLSQPPSSPPRQPSPSNDQSVQPSEDRAVAIGEAKEAVVAPVESKPEEPVKAEERRKPLGKLSLPPAACDTLPTPDSELEDAASLAHAIIAGELRTPTVTSPSPPVISSSPQTQPSQTQARSLSIDQPEAPTPPLDSPLSLSQIGVKSKPTIASQIETSVSKTESAPTSEVSEAPKPKSDAPKKKIVKKVVKKVEKEGGASGDAPVPVPPPRKKEKKPKEK
- the LOC116779249 gene encoding glycogenin-2 isoform X5; the encoded protein is MSSEFFNYRAWVTLATNDSYGLGALVLAHSLRRASSSYPAVVLITPSVTEPMRERLRAVFAEVILVDVLDSKDAAHLALLQRPELGITFTKIHCWNLTQYEKCVFLDADTLIVQNCDELFEREELSAAPDVGWPDCFNSGVFVFKPSADTFSKLVTFASERGSFDGGDQGLLNSYFSDWARGDINKHLPFLYNVTSAAFYSYIPALKHYGQNLKIIHFIGAAKPWLQHFNWQSRSVEAPEHLRGFLQLWWDLFVAQVHSQLDTQMTGVAGNLAKVVPGEPQQQEAVDELTRRQGWEAGNIDYMGADSFDNIWAKISQTLSQPPSSPPRQPSPSNDQSVQPSEDRAVAIGEAKEAVVAPVESKPEEPVKGSIPSDASSETPVAVEAPVMASEVDASTASTETVENVVSLDAAETVAPTETSESVPPPEAPACVSLPVASDCVSSPEVPATVDATEPVVQIEAEATESVSPPEASKPVAQIEATESVSPPEASEHVAQIEATESVSPPEASEHVAQIEATCVSSPQPSENIPIVESKETVAPPVADVNVASTEVLENVSAPATPVAPAESIDSLTVPEPPAPATENKDDVVPETSPAAASIEEPVVDVPVPASEAAESPGKQEDPIPVPAEIAAIPKSMPDESQTEMEPSGDIPVTAEEAIKIDIACVPKSSEMPAVDEQSDSPLNKSLATNEQSSDKKEVASDSPPLANTPSKEEIPSPPAAKSPYRACSLM
- the LOC116779249 gene encoding glycogenin-2 isoform X3, whose translation is MSSEFFNYRAWVTLATNDSYGLGALVLAHSLRRASSSYPAVVLITPSVTEPMRERLRAVFAEVILVDVLDSKDAAHLALLQRPELGITFTKIHCWNLTQYEKCVFLDADTLIVQNCDELFEREELSAAPDVGWPDCFNSGVFVFKPSADTFSKLVTFASERGSFDGGDQGLLNSYFSDWARGDINKHLPFLYNVTSAAFYSYIPALKHYGQNLKIIHFIGAAKPWLQHFNWQSRSVEAPEHLRGFLQLWWDLFVAQVHSQLDTQMTGVAGNLAKVVPGEPQQQEAVDELTRRQGWEAGNIDYMGADSFDNIWAKISQTLSQPPSSPPRQPSPSNDQSVQPSEDRAVAIGEAKEAVVAPVESKPEEPVKGSIPSDASSETPVAVEAPVMASEVDASTASTETVENVVSLDAAETVAPTETSESVPPPEAPACVSLPVASDCVSSPEVPATVDATEPVVQIEAEATESVSPPEASKPVAQIEATESVSPPEASEHVAQIEATESVSPPEASEHVAQIEATCVSSPQPSENIPIVESKETVAPPVADVNVASTEVLENVSAPATPVAPAESIDSLTVPEPPAPATENKDDVVPETSPAAASIEEPVVDVPVPASEAAESPAEERRKPLGKLSLPPAACDTLPTPDSELEDAASLAHAIIAGELRTPTVTSPSPPVISSSPQTQPSQTQARSLSIDQPEAPTPPLDSPLSLSQIGVKSKPTIASQIETSVSKTESAPTSEVSEAPKPKSDAPKKKIVKKVVKKVEKEGGASGDAPVPVPPPRKKEKKPKEK
- the LOC116779249 gene encoding calphotin isoform X1; amino-acid sequence: MSSEFFNYRAWVTLATNDSYGLGALVLAHSLRRASSSYPAVVLITPSVTEPMRERLRAVFAEVILVDVLDSKDAAHLALLQRPELGITFTKIHCWNLTQYEKCVFLDADTLIVQNCDELFEREELSAAPDVGWPDCFNSGVFVFKPSADTFSKLVTFASERGSFDGGDQGLLNSYFSDWARGDINKHLPFLYNVTSAAFYSYIPALKHYGQNLKIIHFIGAAKPWLQHFNWQSRSVEAPEHLRGFLQLWWDLFVAQVHSQLDTQMTGVAGNLAKVVPGEPQQQEAVDELTRRQGWEAGNIDYMGADSFDNIWAKISQTLSQPPSSPPRQPSPSNDQSVQPSEDRAVAIGEAKEAVVAPVESKPEEPVKGSIPSDASSETPVAVEAPVMASEVDASTASTETVENVVSLDAAETVAPTETSESVPPPEAPACVSLPVASDCVSSPEVPATVDATEPVVQIEAEATESVSPPEASKPVAQIEATESVSPPEASEHVAQIEATESVSPPEASEHVAQIEATCVSSPQPSENIPIVESKETVAPPVADVNVASTEVLENVSAPATPVAPAESIDSLTVPEPPAPATENKDDVVPETSPAAASIEEPVVDVPVPASEAAESPGKQEDPIPVPAEIAAIPKSMPDESQTEMEPSGDIPVTAEEAIKIDIACVPKSSEMPAVDEQSDSPLNKSLATNEQSSDKKEVASDSPPLANTPSKEEIPSPPAAKTEERRKPLGKLSLPPAACDTLPTPDSELEDAASLAHAIIAGELRTPTVTSPSPPVISSSPQTQPSQTQARSLSIDQPEAPTPPLDSPLSLSQIGVKSKPTIASQIETSVSKTESAPTSEVSEAPKPKSDAPKKKIVKKVVKKVEKEGGASGDAPVPVPPPRKKEKKPKEK